The following is a genomic window from Nicotiana tabacum cultivar K326 chromosome 3, ASM71507v2, whole genome shotgun sequence.
ATTTAATGCTTtgagttttcccaaattccttacatGTTTACTAAACCTTGCTGGAAGACAGACCTtttgcaaacttagtcgattgtcgaatcttatgcacctcactttccatcttgatccTCACTATTTTCACCAATAATCATCCCTCAaggacttcatatgtctaaaatatcaaattaatacccatttaacatATCCACGCCTAGTCCGAATGTACgaggtgttacattatctcccccttgggatcattcgtcctcgaatgattgtcctgacTGTAACTTCCGCTAACTCCGAACCTTAAACGGGTCTGGTGGAAACATGAACTTTCATCAACACTTGCATACTAACTGAATGAATACATGATTACTGAAATGTtgagatactgaactgaatgacTACTGCATTGAGTGAATATTGGTCTTCCATGGATAcgtgaatactgaactaacatggatatCTGAATATTGAACTGGCACGAATAATTGAGTATTTAACTAACATCAATATCTGAGTACTAAGTTGGCATGGATATCTAAGTATTGGACTAACATGAGTAGCTGAGtattgaactgacatgagtatctgagtactgaactgacatgagtatctgagtactgaactgacatgagtatctaagTACTGAAAACTTGAATAttataacatgacacgtgaaatacTGGCTGTACCACCACTAATTCTGGTGGAAACTACCACTCATAAACTAATTGACCTATCCTTCACAAGAttctatatggcccaatatagTAGGGACTatgcttccccttcttcccaaatctcataacgccttgcATAAGCgaaactttcagaaacacccaatcatcaacttgaaactctaggtctctatgccGCACGCTCGAATGGGACTTTTGGCGGCTCTGAGTTTTCTTCAAACGCTCTTGAATTAACTTAACTTTCTCTATAGTCTGATAGACCAAATCGGGTCCTAACAACGCCACTTCTCCaacttcgaaccaaccaattggtgatctacacattcgcccatacagagcttcatacggtgccatcttgatactagaatggtaggtTATTATTATCAAGGTCAATAAGaggtatgtgatcatcccaattactttTAACATCAAGGACATATCCTCAACTATTTGAACAATGCGCTCTGCCTGGTCATCTTTTTGAGGATGAAAAATGTGTGCCTAATCATTTATGAAAGAACTTCTAAAAGTTCATTTTAAACTGAGCACCACAATTCGAAATGACGGACAATGGAGTCCCATACATCAGACGATTTCCTGAATGTACAACTTGGTATAATCTTCTACTAAATCTGTAGTTTTTACTAGCAAGAAGCGTGCTGACTTGGTAAGCCGATTTACAATCATCCAATCAAATCATGCTTTCAAGATGAGCAAGATAATCCTGTTATAAActccatatttaccatctccactcaaAATATTTGTATTCTGTGATAAAACACTAGGCTTTTTACTGCTCGattttcacttgctgacaattcaaataaTTGGCCGCAAAGTCTACGACGTTATTTTTCATATCGTTCAACTCCTTGGTCATGATGCATATTTGGGGAACCTGGATGGAAAGAATACCTGAAATTATGGGCTTATAACATAATATTCCCTCTTTAAGTCTATCTATGTCTGGAACACACAATCTgtcttggtacctcaaagtaccatcatctccccttATTCAAAAGCCATCATCTTATACTTGTGAATCTCCTCTTTCAACTGTAACACATAGGGATCATCAAATTGTTTCTCCTTCTCTTCGGCTACTAAGGGGAACAAGTCCTATTATAGACAACAACTCCGTCATCTTCGGAGTCCGAAGTCGAACTCCTATCTTGGCTGGTGAACTTCTTTTACTAGAGTTATCTTATCTACCTCAATTATGAGTTATACTTCCCATATTTTATCTTCTTAAAcacttcctgaaaacacttatagtATTATTGTGAGCTAAGTATTTGATCAGTAGTCCGAAGACTAGAGTTTCGTGCAACAGAACTGCCCTCGTGATACATAACTAGGCATGATTTTATAGCTTTTCTGTGACCACTTTATTATCAATAACTAAGCTTGGtgatcattctactcactttgtGTTTCTTACACATGCTAGACATAATCCCTTTGGTAATTATACAAATTTTCCCTCATTATCGaactgatttttctttttcatatcccatgctaACTATTCGGGTTTCAAATCTCTAATTGGACTTACTGAAAATTTTCACATTACCTCTTAGACCAAAGGTCTTATACTTGCGAATCCTTCTCTTTTTGTTGGGATCCAAATAActttccttattttctgcaattctttgcACTGTATGTCAATAACGACTCATCTTCCAACTTACTTCTAAGctaggaaaaactaaattattcacataacggaaagctaatgtattcacaactatcatacacaatcttaataatttaactctgCTCTCACTATCACTCTTGGGAAGACTCATTTTCGATAATTCTTAAAGGCTATTATTCTGTAGTTGGCTCTCTTACTGCCTAGCTGATTATTTTTCCCACTATCGCTGTACTTCGGGTATAACTTAAACTCTTTCGGTTCTAACACGTGTTTGGTATTTCAAGATGTCATCCACTCACTAGAGTTAACTTGGCTATGTGAATCAAATTGTACCTCTACTAGCTCTGCTGAAATTGCTAATTTGTTGTAtctactcaaaacttacttatatccttttactaaccacctgctagcatcatattttcttctcctGCTTAGAATAACTAAAATGAAGCATAAGGTTACTCCTAACTTCCCTCATCATCTGACCATATTCTTTTGCCGGACACTATTATTCTTTTTgaactatgtacatggatcacacttagggaaatttcatctttcataaacaaaattggaatatctaacctcCTACTTTCTATATACTTCAAAATCATATCAGATTATAAACATTCGGGGTAAATACTTAGTCAAATAACTTAAGGGGAATTGTCATATCCTTGTATCTCAAAATAATAGATGCTTCTTATAGCAACTTACTAATGTGGTACTTTTTAGTTCTAATACGAATAaatctaaacaacttaaaatTATTCCTTGAAATTCACTATTGACTGCTCTTGGTTCTCACTACATACATATTATCTTCTAGTCATTTGCATGAATTTTACGAAATCACATCTTTGGTAGTAACAAATGTTTTTGACTCCTAGGTATTTTACCCTTAGGCCCTTTTCTGTCCAAAACTATAGTGACTAATGTTAGGGTCTGACATctgaactatcatcatccaacttgtggCTCCATTTCCAAGAATTAAAAATGAATTTGTTTCATGAGGTAAATTACATATGAATACACTACCATACACGAACTTCTCCTTCAAAGTATATCATTATCTAATAAATCACTTCTTGCGCTATCCGGTGAGTCTTCGGTCTTAATCCAGACCTAAAATATGCGAAGGTTTCTCTATAATCATTGATACTTATATTTTCTTTGAGAACCTATATGCATCACTGTATACTCACCAGTCACCAGAATTTTAATACACTAAAAATTAGAGATCTGGTAACTGAATAACTGATAATTGGCATACCGAATAACCATACACTTGCTAGCTGAAAGGCCACTAACTAgtaactgcttttgtacttttTGATAAAGTTGTGCTCTAATTTGTactactatccattgcatcccaTTTCCATCATACTCTCAAGTCTCATTTGTTACTAACTTGTACTCCATAATTATATCCCAATGGAAAATCATCCTCTCTAGAACCTCGGGTTTTTCTTGCCCGTCGCTTGGGCATTCAATACGTCAGGAATTCGATAGAAAGAGAAGGTTACCTATTACTCTaagcttcatggcacgatctagagcAGAAAGAAATAAGACAATCCtagatgtcttggtagttaagCGTTTATATGAGTGAccggcacacacatataaaggaaactccactggacacggcttcatagactccctaagactcttgaacctagtgctctgataccaagctttgtcacgcctcgaacctgggcctggacgtaacacaacactcggtgcctgactacatgtgaccgagcgaaccatctggCTCGCTGAATCAAATGTGATATTATAACATACTAAATGCtaaagataaactaacacatgttgatatgttgaaattctgaatgataaaaattaaagtgcggaaatactaatacaattttgaaacatatttgtagTCAACATAGCTTAATGTGAAAAGCCTGCGACTCTGTCTagctgttactctagtctatgaagcctctaatgaagtactgaaaacattgactatctgaaaatactgaagactgtaaggtaatgataatgccccgaaagaactggggatcaccaagtagctagtacgagaatcctagcgctctgaatcatcaacttgtaaatcattacctgcatcgtgagatgtaggccccaggaaaaagggacgtcagtacatttgaattgcactggtatataaagcaattgaaagaaagaattataaatgctgaaactgaaaccaagctgataactgagaatttataattgataactgaagtgataactattgaaactgaaactgaaatgataactgataactggtaactaaactgataactgaaatgacaACTGATAACCGAAATGATAGttgataactgaactgaacaaaggaagtaagtaTATGAacactccctcttctgaatgatgaacaacttgtttatctgaataaataaactacggccttaggcccaatatatatatatatatataaagaactgcggcctcgggcccaagtatacgtatacataactgcggcctcaggcccaaagatgcataaagcataaactgcggcctcaggcccacatacaggtgttcaacattcaggaactgagaatcacactgcaatacatgatagtgaaatactgaattaCACTGAGTTACATGgtactggaatactggatcaccctgagttacataatactggaatactgaataggactagactgagacatgtattcttaaagtgattatgaacactgaaacttcaactgtttatggcatactgagtaagCTATATTAAGACTtgggggcatcaaacccaagtctatattgaatacgcatTGAGCTCACAACGTTTAGAATGAAAGTGGTGaatgagttatgaagctagagaacaGAAGTTCTataactattcaaggaactaggcttaactatatttctgaggcaattggtaacatcgtaaaagaaacgtagtgtagggagaatcattaaaatttccaaacatagagagttagcctcacataccttaacttcctgctcttgagcgtaatacaacattcgccaaccctttcaactttaatctatatcaatacaagtcaaagggattccatattagcataAATTCTCATGTTTTAGTCACTTAAACATTTCCTCCAACACTTGGTGACAtcaagcttcatagtccttattaatggcgTTTCTATACCCAACAAGCCATTCTCTTtatcctagataaattctaaagtctcaaattgttataatcaacatattctttatcacccataaggtaaacaacacccttaaccaataatcaacaatcaacaccccaaacctataatcgttcatgcttttctatcaaatccatcaactcatatctcatgaactagagtctataatcattaatccaatagtATAATCAATTAGAGGTTGAAGACATTActtttttgaagttcaatcctcttgaattcgagttctaagGTTTCATCTCTCAACAATAATGTCCCAAttgaatatctaatgatatggaggatttacccatgttaataggatattggaaaattgaaattaatttagaatcaccattagaacttaccttgggtggtggagggacccttgaggagttaggtttttgaaaGCTCCCCtctctagagcaagtttttatatTTTGGGGATGTGGGGGATGAAATAGGGCTTTAAAACGACCCCCCATGAGCGCTCCCGCGCACCTGAAGGCCTGACCGCGCTACTGACTGCACAAAATGGTAGTAACACTGCCTCAAAAGAAGCGCGGGCATGCTCGGGGCGCGCATATCACATATTGTTCTGTAAAACGTGCATAATGTTTTGCATAGAGATCCGTTCGGGCTTcataatatatcgttggaaagatatttcaaaggtctacaactttaaTGCTATGAGTTATCCCAAATTTATTACACATTTTCACCAAACCTTGATGAAAGATagaccttctgcaaacttagtcgattttgtcgaatcttatgcagctcactttccatcttgattctaaaacaactattttcaccaaTAATCATCACTCAaggacttcatatgtctaaaatatcaaattaacaCCCATTTAATATATCCACGCCTAGTTCGAATGTACGGGGTGTTACAACACAATTTTGGGTAAGGGAAAAATTTGAGCCCAGAATGATTGCACAACAGTTAGTATACTTTTGATTAGATGTAATCTCCCTGCATATGACAGAAATTTGGTAGTCCAACTGGTTAACCTTCCTATCATCTTGTCTATCAAAGGTATCAAAGGTTGGCATTGCCCAACTGTAAGCTTTTTAGTGCTTAAAGGGACTCCAAGGTACCTAAAGGGTAAGGAACCAATAGAGAATCCAAGGCTTGGATGATTTCATGTTGGGTTTCTAGTGATACTTCTCCAAAGTAAATGCTGCTTTTAGATTGATTTGCAATGTGTCTGAATACCTCAGAGAATTGTTGAAAGCATCTATATAGAATATTTACTGAAATTACATCACCTCTACAAAAAATAAGCAAGTCATCTGCAAAGCTTAGTTGCACTATGTGTAGCCTTTCACATCTAGGGTTAAAGTTAAAATCTGGCTTCTCCTTCAAGATTTTCAATAATCTAGTCAAGTACTCTTACAAATAGATATGGGGACATTGGATCTACTTGTCTCACTTCTCTCTTGGCTGCAAATTGAAGGGGGGGGGGTAGGACTTCCATTAATGATTATAGAATATGATACTATTTTTACACATCCCATGATCTATCTACAAACTTCTCGGGGAACCCCAGTCCTGTTAGCATATGTTCAAGAAATACCCATTCTATAGAGTCATATGCCTTTTACATGTCTATTTTCAACATGCATCTGGGTGATACTCCTTTCTTGCCATATCCTTTAACCAATTCATGACTGAGCAGCACATTGTCAGCCAACATTCTACCAGGCACAAAAATAGCCTGGCTATGATCAACTATAATCTCCATCACAAGTTGCAATCTACTAGTAATCATTTTTTACACAATTTTGTACAGAGTAGTGCAACAGGAAATGGGCTTGTATTCTTTAATTGAGGAAGGGTTTTTCACTTTCCAGATCAAGGTAACCGAGGTAGTATTTATAGGCTGGTACATAGTACCAGTTTCAAAATAGTCCAAAACTGCCTTAGTTACATCATCTCCTATAGTAGGCCATGCCTTCTTAAAAAAGTATGAGTTAAATCCATCTCCTCCAGTTTCCTTCATGTCATCTATTCCTTTCAGGGCTTGCAATACATATTCCTTAGTGAATGGTTTTATGAGCTGGAGTTGTTGCCTCCTGTTAAGTCTGGTTCCATGTTGTAGAATACCAGGGTGTATTGCTGACATATTTTTAGAAGTTGAACCCAACAATTGTTTATAGAAGCCCATTATTTCCTTCTGAACCTCCTCAGTATTGTTGATCATTTCTCCATTCTTTGCTATTAGCATTCTGATTTAATTCTGCGCTTTCCTCCCTTTCATACTGGCAAAGAAATATGCAGTTTGAATCCCCTAATTTGATGTTCTGCACCCTTGATTTCTACTTATATATGCTTTCTTCAATGAGGCTCCATTTTTCAAGTTGCACTTTGAGACTTTTTTCCTTGTCAAATTGCTCTGTACTCCCATTAGTATCCCTCATTTGGCTCTGCAGGTCTTTCAGTTCAACTCTGAGCTTGTGTATCATCTTAGTAACATTTGTTCTATCATTTTGCTTTATTGCTTTCCTGATTGCCCATATACTAGCTATCTTCCCATCAGTCGGGGCCCAATTCTCCTATACTATATTTATAAAGTCTAGATGTTCAGCTAAGTAGTTAAGGAACTTGAATGGCTTTTTCCTAGTTTCAAGTGATGCTTCTATTTGTATGCTCAATGAAGAATGGTCTGAGAAATGGGGGTTCATTATCTGAACCTGTAGTGGAGGCATATTGACCATCCAAGCACCATCTACAATAGCTCGATCAATCCTACTATACACATGGTTATTATTCCATGTATATGTTCTTCCAACAGTTGGCAATTCATTCAATCCTGCAATCTTCTATGAATTCTTTGAAGTCCTTGGTTTCATGTTCCTACACTTCACTACCATGGCTTTTATCTTTAGTATATAATATAGAATTGAAATACCCCATTATCAACCATTGACTTGTCATTTGTGCATCCAAACTTCTTGGTTTAAACCACAACTAACCCCTAACATGAATCGTACGTGTGCAACCCGTAGATAGCTGAGAAGTGAAATTCCATTGTCTTTGTCTTCACTAGGCTATGAATCTTGTGATGATGTATCCAGAACAATGAACTGAATATCATCCGGATTCCAGACAACCCATATTCTACATCTTAACACATGGCCTGTATTGATACACCACTTCCAATTTGGCATGAACTTATTAAAgattatatttgttttattttcttgaacTATATTCTCACTAATTGCTATTAAACTAACTTTATACTTTTTTAAAAACACCTTCatctccttttgcttgaacaccTTATTGAACCCCCTCACATTCCAGGCAACTATTAATATGTTTGAGGAGTATGAGAGTCCCTGTCCCCTGCAATCTCTCTATTTGCATCTAGTCTGGGTTGAGTAGATTGACTTGAGCTCTGTCTATCAGACTTTCCTCCTTTAACCAGCATCTTAAATTCATTTATGACAGTTATATGACTGTCATGTTGAGGCACTTGTGGATTTTTTTGCTGCCGATCTGCCCCTCACTTCCTTCCAATCTCCAGCATCATCAGGCATAGTTTGCTTTGTTGGCATTTCATCTTGTTGAGTTGGCTTTATATCTTCAGATGTCTCCTGATTTTTGATTTTATTAGTATCTCTAATCACCTTCCATTCTGTTTTCTATTGCTGTGACTTTGTCTTCTGTTATAGCCCTGGTTTATTGTTATTCTGATTTTTCCTCTATGTTTGACACTTATGTCCTAATTGCAAGCACCCATGACAGTATATTGGTTTTCATTCATAGCACCATGCTTGTTCAAACATCCTCCCTTTTAACCTTGATATTATTAGGTAATTCTCTAGTGGCATCCACTTCTACAAGGATTCTAGCAAAATATATTCTAGCAGAGTTTATAGTACAATCATCAGCATATAATGGTTGTCCCAAACCACTCCCAATTTTGCTAAGAGCAGTAGGACTCCAACAGCTTAATGGGAGTTGGTAACTTCACAAGAGTTGGAATTGTTCTCAATTcttcatcatcaaaattaaacTTAGGGGTCCTAGGGGTCCATGGTTTTAGGATTAAAGGTATGTTGTTCAACATATGAGGCCTACATATAGTAATTTATTTATATCTTATTCACAAGTAAAGTTGATCACAAAATAGCCTGCATTGTGATAGAATACGTTTGGTTTATCCTCAAATCTGCCTTGTGCTGCTACGTATCACTCCATTGATCCAATCTTGGTTGTGCCTCCAATTATGTAGCCAATTAGGGCAAATTTCCATTTCTCATTTTCGCTAGTTACGACTGTCTGGTTTAATTCAACGACCTTTTCACCATTGACAATTATTGGTGGAATAAATTTGAGTTTCATTCCTTTAGCTGCCAGTTTGTTCCCCTCAATCAAATTTGCCCATGTTCTCTCTCCAGGAtccttttgctccagttgcaaccTCTTCTGTGTACTACCATTTACAGGTCCTATTTTCGGTGGCCACTCAGTTGGCACTATGATCTCTCCCATTGGTTTATCTATTCCTCCCCCATTTGGTTGGCTTGAGGTTTGCCCAATTTGAGCAGTTGGAGCTCACATGGTAGCCGGTGTGTTCATAATACTCGTTGGTGTTTTAGTTCCTTCAACCCTAACAGGTAGCGCATGCTAAATTTCTAGGTTTGGGCTCATCTGCTCCTTCCTTTGCTCACCATCTTTTGCACAATGTGTGATCCTTCATTAGTGTTCTCTAATTCCTTAATTCCACTTGATTCAATTGGCGTTGTGGCTTTGATTATCACTGCTTCCATTAACACGGTTGGTACTATAAGCAGCGTCTCCCCTTTTTTGGATTAGCAAGCTTTTGGGAGTGATATTCACCTCCATTGTGGCACTTCATCTCTCAGCAAGTTTGATTTCCTCCTTCTGAACTTTCTTCGCATTTTTGGCCGGACGTCCCCTCCCCATTTTTCGGTGGGCGTACGTTAGTGTCACGCCAATTGTGCGCCGAGAGAAAGCAAGAGAGAGAAAGCTTTTCTTGTTCAATTAATCTGATTTGTGCGATAATGATAGACATTAATATTACCAAACGTCCATTCCTTGTACATTGTTTAACCAATTTTCAGGTAATTTCCCTTCACCCCTTTTTGACATAACAAAAACTAAAGTATTTACGACTACGAAGAAATTCACTTGTTGGAGAAATTCCTCAAGAAATCAGTAGACTTTGTTGCCTGGCTTCCACAGACTTGCAAGATAATATGCTTATAAGCCAATTCCACCAATTATATTTAACCAGCCATCACTTAAACAGATTGGTCTAACAAATAAAAATCTTTATGGAAAACTTCCTGGAAATATATGTGACAATTTTccaaatttaattattctttttagCAACAAAGGAATTCATCACTACATTCTGTGAATGTCAAGAAAAATTTCACAGAAAATACTAACTTATGCTTTCTATGATATAAAATGGTGCTAAGCAActtctttaaaattattttaaagcaCCATAAGAGACAAAGAAGGTTAAAGTAAATATAAGTACTAAAAGACAAAAAAGAAGTATGAAGAAAACTTCTAGTATGAACAATAGATTGGCATTAGCCAAAAACCAATTGTTTGACGCTAACAAACTAATTGTTAATTAGTTATACTACAAAACAAACTTTGTTCCCTTTCCAGTAAGGATTCACAGTTCGAGAATTGTTATCAAACAATTGTgacgttttttttcttttactgtgAAAGTGTCAAAGAAAATTACAGTAGCAGTCTTAAAAAATATAGCATCGACTGGGAAGATGTAAACCAGAAAACAGTATcactggctctgataccattgcTAGTTTAATAAACACGGGGCAAGAACAACATTAGCATACTTGTCAATTTCCCCAAATCGAACTTTGAATCACTAGGAAACAAAGTTAATCTTCCACCAATTAGATGCCCTAACTTATCTGTATTTTTTGTGCAGAAAGGATTAATCAGATACAAATTTTATGCTTGAAATTTCTGTGTTTTCTCCTTAACATAAATAGACAAAGTAATAACGATTAAGGAAGATAAC
Proteins encoded in this region:
- the LOC107762399 gene encoding uncharacterized protein LOC107762399, with translation MLIAKNGEMINNTEEVQKEIMGFYKQLLGSTSKNMSAIHPGILQHGTRLNRRQQLQLIKPFTKEYVLQALKGIDDMKETGGDGFNSYFFKKAWPTIGDDVTKAVLDYFETVDHSQAIFVPGRMLADNVLLSHELVKGYGKKGVSPRCMLKIDM